Proteins from one Algicella marina genomic window:
- a CDS encoding methyl-accepting chemotaxis protein translates to MSRLSISGKLRLLQVAVLVCVGLMTASMLWVRVANTQAATAAAQSEALSAAVEEMQRLLGSIETNTALGMVWTVDTTGKRKAEALAQRETDKAALADLIRGTIAGAGILPDETLAELETAMITAATAADAALDAYETNTFMAGMHLTTYATQKAMAQEILDPVRARVQTDSRQALMAQKATYQRGFNVLLLLGGATIAICGALLEATRRNIGASLTSVNGVLRRIAQDDVEAEVPSALPGTEVGMLVEAASIFRDKAKQRLRLEAERQAEQKATQARSQAAEHLQAELRRVIGRAVAGDFSDRIAAQPDDDAGGEIGRQINALFDTLDGSLAQVRDVMKRLAQKDLRHLLNGSFDGVFADLQSDVNATVTQLQDLVNGLQDASAGVRTSSDEIDRQARSLAEKVVGQAAALEETAATTEEMASSVRTNTEMLKETATMASGVTADADQGRETVKTAKAAMSRIEESSGRINDILTVIESISFQTNLLALNAAVEAARAGEAGKGFAVVASEVRTLAQRSADAAHDIAAVIKESGETVADGVALVEKTGQALDKIAESAVGMAESIRQVSEAGIEQANGVSEINQSIASLDSATQHNSVIADQTASVAQKLVSDANCLDEMLTSFLMAERDTRVKAA, encoded by the coding sequence ATGTCTCGTTTGTCGATTTCCGGAAAACTGCGGCTCTTGCAGGTGGCGGTGCTGGTGTGCGTAGGGTTGATGACGGCTTCGATGCTGTGGGTCCGGGTGGCCAACACGCAGGCCGCAACTGCTGCCGCGCAGAGCGAGGCGCTGAGCGCGGCTGTGGAAGAGATGCAGCGCCTGCTGGGCAGCATCGAAACCAATACGGCACTGGGAATGGTGTGGACGGTCGACACGACCGGCAAGCGCAAGGCGGAAGCGCTGGCGCAACGGGAAACCGACAAGGCGGCACTGGCCGACCTGATCCGCGGAACCATCGCGGGCGCTGGCATCCTGCCGGATGAGACGCTCGCCGAGCTGGAAACCGCGATGATCACGGCCGCGACGGCGGCGGATGCCGCGCTGGACGCCTATGAGACAAACACGTTCATGGCCGGCATGCATCTGACAACCTATGCCACCCAGAAAGCGATGGCTCAGGAGATCCTCGACCCGGTGCGTGCACGGGTTCAGACCGATTCCCGGCAGGCACTGATGGCGCAGAAAGCGACGTACCAGAGGGGCTTCAACGTCCTCCTTTTGCTGGGCGGGGCGACAATCGCCATCTGCGGGGCGTTGCTGGAGGCGACGCGGCGCAACATAGGGGCCAGCCTCACCAGCGTGAACGGAGTTTTACGGCGGATCGCGCAGGACGATGTAGAGGCGGAGGTGCCGAGTGCCCTGCCCGGAACCGAGGTCGGCATGCTGGTAGAAGCCGCCAGCATCTTCCGTGACAAGGCCAAGCAACGTTTGCGGCTGGAGGCGGAGCGGCAGGCCGAGCAGAAGGCAACGCAGGCGCGGAGCCAGGCGGCGGAACACCTTCAGGCGGAACTGCGCCGGGTGATCGGGCGGGCCGTGGCCGGTGACTTCTCCGACCGGATCGCCGCGCAGCCGGACGATGACGCCGGTGGTGAAATCGGGCGCCAGATCAACGCGCTGTTCGACACGCTTGACGGATCGCTGGCGCAAGTGCGCGATGTGATGAAGCGACTGGCCCAGAAGGATCTTCGGCATCTGTTAAACGGCAGTTTCGACGGTGTGTTCGCCGATCTGCAGAGCGACGTGAACGCCACGGTCACGCAGTTGCAGGATCTGGTGAACGGTTTGCAGGATGCGTCGGCCGGGGTGCGCACCTCCTCCGACGAAATCGACCGGCAGGCACGCAGCCTTGCCGAGAAGGTCGTGGGCCAGGCGGCGGCGCTGGAGGAGACGGCGGCGACCACCGAGGAAATGGCTTCCAGCGTGCGGACCAATACCGAGATGCTGAAAGAGACGGCGACGATGGCGAGCGGCGTGACCGCCGATGCCGATCAGGGCCGCGAGACTGTGAAAACTGCAAAGGCGGCCATGAGCCGGATCGAGGAAAGTTCGGGCCGGATCAACGACATCCTGACGGTGATCGAATCAATCTCATTCCAGACCAATCTTCTGGCTCTCAACGCCGCCGTCGAAGCTGCCCGGGCGGGCGAGGCCGGCAAGGGCTTCGCCGTGGTGGCCTCGGAAGTGCGGACACTGGCGCAGCGCTCCGCCGACGCGGCCCACGACATCGCAGCGGTGATCAAGGAGAGCGGCGAGACCGTCGCCGATGGCGTGGCGCTGGTGGAGAAGACCGGTCAGGCGCTGGACAAGATCGCCGAGTCCGCGGTCGGGATGGCAGAAAGCATCCGGCAGGTCTCGGAAGCCGGTATCGAGCAGGCCAACGGGGTGTCGGAGATCAACCAGTCGATTGCCAGCCTGGATAGCGCAACGCAGCACAATTCCGTCATTGCCGACCAGACGGCAAGCGTGGCGCAGAAACTGGTGAGCGATGCCAACTGCCTGGACGAGATGTTGACCTCGTTCCTGATGGCCGAACGGGACACCCGGGTGAAGGCGGCGTGA